From one Streptomyces sp. CA-210063 genomic stretch:
- the topA gene encoding type I DNA topoisomerase, producing the protein MSPTSETAKGGRRLVIVESPAKAKTIKGYLGPGYIVEASVGHIRDLPNGAAEVPEQYTGEVRRLGVDVEHDFAPIYVVNADKKAQVRKLKDLLKESDELFLATDEDREGEAIAWHLQEVLKPKVPVKRMVFHEITKAAIQAAVANPRELNQKLVDAQETRRILDRLYGYEVSPVLWKKVMPRLSAGRVQSVATRLVVERERERIAFRSAEYWDLTGTFATGRAGDASDPSSLVARLQSVDGRRVAQGRDFDSVGQLKSANILHLDEANARALAAALENTRFAVRSVESKPYRRSPYAPFRTTTLQQEASRKLGFGAKATMQVAQKLYENGFITYMRTDSTTLSDTAVAAARAQVTQLYGADYLPAQPRTYAGKVKNAQEAHEAIRPSGDRFRTPAETGLAGDQFRLYELIWKRTVASQMKDATGNSVTVKIGGTAADGRDAEFSASGKTITFHGFLKAYVEGADDPNAELDDRERRLPQVNEGDALSAEEITVDGHATKPPARYTEASLVKELEEREIGRPSTYASIIGTILDRGYVFKKGTALVPSFLSFAVVNLLEKHFGRLVDYDFTAKMEDDLDRIARGEAQSVPWLKRFYFGESTGANGSAAEAGNGDGDHLGGLKELVTDLGAIDAREVSSFPVGNDIVLRVGRYGPYIERGEKDAEGHQRADVPEDLAPDELSVEYAEELLAKPSGDFELGADPATGHQIIARDGRYGPYVTEVLPEGTPKTGKNAVKPRTASLFKSMSLDTVTLDDALKLMSLPRVVGVDAEGQEITAQNGRYGPYLKKGTDSRSLQTEDQLFTITLEEALAIYAQPKQRGRAAAKPPLKELGEDPVSAKPVVVKDGRFGPYVTDGETNATLRSEDSVETITPERGFELLAEKRAKAPAKKTAKKAPAKKTATKATAAKKAAPAKKTAAKKTATSKTAAAKKAAPAKKVAAKKAAASGDQDA; encoded by the coding sequence TTGTCCCCGACCAGCGAGACCGCGAAGGGCGGCCGCCGACTCGTCATCGTCGAGTCGCCTGCCAAGGCGAAGACGATCAAGGGCTATCTCGGCCCCGGCTACATCGTCGAGGCGAGCGTGGGGCACATCCGCGACCTTCCCAACGGCGCCGCGGAGGTGCCCGAGCAGTACACCGGCGAGGTGCGCCGCCTCGGCGTGGACGTCGAGCACGACTTCGCGCCCATCTACGTGGTCAACGCGGACAAGAAGGCGCAGGTCAGGAAGCTCAAGGACCTGCTCAAGGAGTCCGACGAGCTCTTCCTCGCCACCGATGAGGACCGCGAGGGCGAGGCCATCGCGTGGCACCTCCAGGAGGTCCTGAAGCCCAAGGTCCCGGTCAAGCGGATGGTCTTCCACGAGATCACCAAGGCCGCGATCCAGGCCGCCGTCGCCAACCCGCGCGAGCTGAACCAGAAGCTGGTCGACGCCCAGGAGACCCGCCGCATCCTCGACCGCCTCTACGGCTACGAGGTCTCGCCGGTCCTGTGGAAGAAGGTCATGCCGCGGCTGTCGGCGGGCCGTGTCCAGTCGGTCGCGACCCGGCTCGTGGTGGAGCGGGAGCGCGAGCGGATCGCGTTCCGTTCCGCCGAGTACTGGGACCTGACCGGCACCTTCGCGACCGGCCGCGCCGGTGACGCGTCCGACCCGTCGTCCCTGGTCGCCCGCCTGCAGTCGGTCGACGGCCGGCGTGTCGCGCAGGGCCGTGACTTCGACTCGGTCGGGCAGCTCAAGAGCGCCAACATCCTGCACCTGGACGAGGCGAACGCCCGCGCGCTGGCCGCCGCCCTGGAGAACACCCGGTTCGCGGTCCGGTCCGTCGAGTCCAAGCCGTACCGCCGCTCGCCGTACGCCCCGTTCCGTACGACGACCCTCCAGCAGGAGGCGTCGCGCAAGCTGGGCTTCGGCGCCAAGGCGACGATGCAGGTGGCGCAGAAGCTGTACGAAAACGGCTTCATCACCTATATGCGTACGGACTCCACCACGCTGAGCGACACCGCCGTGGCCGCCGCCCGCGCTCAGGTCACGCAGCTGTACGGCGCCGACTATCTGCCGGCACAGCCGCGTACGTACGCCGGGAAGGTCAAGAACGCGCAGGAGGCGCACGAGGCGATCCGACCCTCGGGTGATCGTTTCCGCACGCCCGCCGAGACCGGTCTGGCCGGCGACCAGTTCAGGCTCTACGAGCTGATCTGGAAGCGGACGGTCGCTTCCCAGATGAAGGACGCGACGGGCAACAGCGTCACGGTGAAGATCGGTGGCACCGCCGCCGACGGCCGGGACGCCGAGTTCAGCGCCTCCGGCAAGACGATCACCTTCCACGGCTTCCTCAAGGCCTACGTCGAGGGTGCCGACGACCCGAACGCCGAGCTGGACGACCGCGAGCGCCGGCTGCCGCAGGTCAACGAGGGTGACGCGCTCTCCGCCGAGGAGATCACGGTCGACGGGCACGCCACGAAGCCCCCGGCCCGCTACACCGAGGCGTCGCTGGTCAAGGAGCTCGAAGAGCGCGAGATCGGCCGCCCGTCTACGTACGCGTCGATCATCGGCACGATCCTCGACCGCGGGTACGTCTTCAAGAAGGGCACGGCCCTGGTGCCGTCCTTCCTGAGCTTCGCCGTGGTCAACCTTCTGGAGAAGCACTTCGGGCGGCTCGTCGACTACGACTTCACCGCCAAGATGGAGGACGACCTCGACCGCATCGCGCGCGGCGAGGCCCAGTCGGTGCCGTGGCTGAAGCGGTTCTACTTCGGCGAGAGCACGGGGGCGAACGGCAGTGCGGCCGAGGCCGGCAACGGTGACGGTGACCACCTCGGTGGGCTGAAGGAGCTGGTGACCGACCTGGGCGCGATCGACGCGCGCGAGGTCTCGTCGTTCCCCGTCGGCAACGACATCGTGCTGCGCGTCGGGCGCTACGGCCCGTACATCGAGCGGGGCGAGAAGGACGCCGAGGGCCATCAGCGGGCGGACGTGCCCGAGGACCTCGCCCCGGACGAGCTGTCCGTCGAGTACGCGGAGGAACTGCTCGCCAAGCCGAGCGGTGACTTCGAGCTCGGCGCCGACCCGGCGACGGGCCACCAGATCATCGCCCGGGACGGCCGCTACGGCCCGTATGTCACCGAGGTGCTTCCCGAGGGCACCCCGAAGACCGGCAAGAACGCGGTCAAGCCGCGTACGGCCTCGCTGTTCAAGTCGATGTCGCTGGACACGGTGACGCTGGACGACGCGCTGAAGCTGATGTCCCTGCCGCGGGTCGTCGGCGTCGACGCCGAGGGCCAGGAGATCACCGCGCAGAACGGGCGGTACGGGCCGTATCTGAAGAAGGGCACGGACTCGCGGTCGCTGCAGACCGAGGACCAGCTCTTCACGATCACCCTCGAAGAGGCGCTGGCGATCTATGCCCAGCCCAAGCAGCGCGGGCGGGCCGCCGCCAAGCCGCCGCTGAAGGAGCTGGGCGAGGACCCGGTCAGCGCGAAGCCCGTCGTGGTGAAGGACGGCCGCTTCGGCCCGTACGTCACCGATGGCGAGACCAACGCGACGCTGCGGTCCGAGGACAGCGTGGAGACGATCACGCCCGAGCGTGGGTTCGAGCTGCTCGCGGAGAAGCGGGCGAAGGCTCCCGCCAAGAAGACGGCGAAGAAGGCGCCCGCGAAGAAGACGGCGACCAAGGCCACCGCGGCGAAGAAGGCGGCGCCGGCCAAGAAGACCGCCGCCAAGAAGACGGCGACTTCGAAGACGGCCGCCGCCAAGAAAGCGGCTCCCGCGAAGAAGGTGGCTGCGAAGAAGGCCGCGGCATCCGGGGACCAGGACGCCTAG
- a CDS encoding serine/threonine-protein kinase: MAGDTPEQGQGRIINGRYRLLRTLGAGGMGRVWLAYDEELACEVSMKEISLPDVPMDATEPAQRIARARSEARHAARLRGHPLVATVHDVVLHEGLPWIVMEYVPDAIDLQAVVRQRGPLPPEQVARIGLAVLDALTAGHRIGILHRDVKPANILLAADASGDPYARVLLTDYGIALQPESREPRLTATAGILGTPGYLAPERARGEPPTPAADMFSLGATLYAAVEGRGPFDRHGEYATLTALLGEEATPPARAGELAPVLHGLLIKDPVRRLSPEAVTRGLERVADAGGTSTPPGWGATPASAPEGFGPAPATPGMPGTPGGHVPAGAPPGYVASAPPGYVAAGQHGLGGTPNTPGAPHTPYTPQTPGAPHTPGGPQSPNTPAGGPPTPGAAQQGQQGQQPRGPYDGYSPYGGGQPTPYGSPAGGQGTPYGGAAGGPSSPYGGAVGHPATPYGSGAGGQSAAYGGTVGNQSLPYAASPSTPYGGGGGQPPGNAGFPTITAGGPPPGGGKRKTPAAAIVAVVVAVLLVAGGGTWVVVNVLPPDPDPTSSPSNSPFESPQSEYPYGEQAALKRPLEVGDCVKAVWTGTAFKSVPDLGVVDCDEDWPDGQVVAIETASDHADAKAGGAQRCGSQADPMAEALPDAGVYALVPTKEGFTAAKGGTACLVLGKHVPIGGEVGRLRDLGMNLWPTQMAVGDCWDYTTREDEGYDAPLTDCAEAHTDQVVGSVQAPGSMTFQGALDEGGKLCTNRFESTWAPGADLIVSGWVSDETEWKKGFNKVVCTVRNADVSKTTGKIPTPGSV, from the coding sequence ATGGCGGGGGATACGCCGGAGCAGGGCCAGGGAAGGATCATCAACGGCCGGTATCGCCTGCTGCGCACTCTGGGCGCGGGCGGCATGGGCAGGGTCTGGCTCGCGTACGACGAGGAGTTGGCCTGCGAGGTCTCCATGAAGGAGATCTCCCTGCCGGACGTCCCGATGGACGCGACCGAGCCCGCTCAGCGCATCGCCCGGGCCCGCAGCGAGGCCCGGCACGCGGCGCGCCTGCGTGGACATCCGCTTGTGGCGACGGTCCACGACGTGGTGCTGCACGAGGGCCTGCCGTGGATCGTCATGGAGTACGTGCCGGACGCGATCGACCTCCAGGCGGTCGTACGGCAGCGGGGGCCGCTCCCGCCCGAGCAGGTCGCCCGGATCGGGCTCGCCGTCCTCGACGCGCTCACGGCGGGACACCGGATCGGCATACTCCACCGGGATGTGAAACCGGCCAACATCCTGCTCGCGGCCGACGCCTCGGGCGACCCGTACGCGCGCGTGCTGCTCACCGACTACGGCATCGCGCTCCAGCCGGAGTCCCGCGAGCCCCGGCTCACCGCCACCGCCGGCATCCTCGGCACCCCCGGGTATCTGGCCCCCGAGCGCGCGCGGGGCGAGCCGCCGACGCCGGCCGCCGACATGTTCTCGCTCGGCGCCACGCTGTATGCGGCGGTCGAGGGCCGCGGCCCCTTCGACCGGCACGGTGAGTACGCGACGCTCACGGCCCTGCTCGGCGAGGAGGCGACGCCACCCGCTCGCGCCGGTGAACTGGCCCCCGTCCTGCACGGATTGCTCATCAAGGATCCGGTGCGCCGACTGTCACCGGAGGCGGTGACACGGGGTCTGGAGCGAGTGGCGGACGCGGGCGGCACATCGACACCGCCGGGCTGGGGAGCCACCCCCGCGTCGGCGCCCGAGGGCTTCGGACCGGCTCCTGCCACTCCCGGCATGCCCGGTACGCCCGGCGGTCATGTGCCCGCCGGTGCGCCTCCGGGATACGTGGCGAGCGCACCGCCCGGGTATGTGGCCGCCGGGCAGCACGGCCTCGGGGGCACCCCGAACACGCCGGGCGCACCCCACACGCCGTACACGCCGCAGACCCCGGGGGCCCCGCACACACCCGGAGGGCCCCAGTCACCGAACACCCCGGCGGGTGGTCCGCCCACCCCAGGCGCGGCGCAGCAAGGGCAGCAGGGGCAGCAGCCCCGTGGCCCGTACGACGGCTACAGCCCGTACGGGGGAGGCCAGCCCACGCCCTACGGGAGCCCGGCGGGCGGTCAGGGCACGCCCTACGGTGGCGCTGCCGGAGGCCCGTCGTCGCCGTACGGCGGTGCCGTCGGCCATCCGGCCACGCCGTACGGCAGCGGTGCCGGTGGGCAATCGGCGGCGTACGGCGGCACGGTGGGCAACCAGTCGCTGCCGTACGCGGCCAGTCCGTCGACGCCGTACGGGGGCGGGGGCGGTCAACCGCCCGGGAACGCGGGGTTTCCGACCATCACGGCCGGGGGGCCGCCGCCCGGTGGGGGGAAGCGGAAGACGCCCGCGGCGGCGATCGTCGCGGTCGTGGTCGCCGTGCTGCTGGTGGCGGGCGGCGGGACCTGGGTGGTGGTCAACGTGCTGCCTCCTGACCCCGATCCGACTTCGTCGCCCTCGAATTCCCCGTTCGAGTCACCACAGTCGGAGTATCCGTACGGCGAGCAGGCGGCCCTCAAACGGCCGCTGGAGGTGGGGGACTGCGTCAAGGCGGTCTGGACGGGGACGGCGTTCAAGTCGGTGCCCGACCTCGGGGTGGTGGACTGCGACGAGGACTGGCCGGACGGCCAGGTCGTGGCGATAGAGACCGCGTCGGACCACGCGGACGCCAAGGCCGGCGGCGCCCAGCGCTGCGGCAGCCAGGCGGACCCGATGGCCGAGGCACTGCCCGACGCGGGGGTCTACGCGCTCGTGCCGACGAAGGAGGGATTCACCGCGGCCAAGGGCGGTACGGCATGTCTCGTACTCGGCAAGCACGTCCCGATCGGCGGCGAGGTGGGCCGGCTCCGTGATCTGGGCATGAATCTGTGGCCCACGCAGATGGCCGTCGGCGACTGCTGGGACTACACCACGAGGGAGGACGAGGGGTACGACGCGCCGCTGACCGACTGTGCCGAAGCGCACACCGATCAGGTGGTCGGATCGGTGCAGGCCCCGGGCAGCATGACCTTCCAGGGCGCCCTCGACGAAGGGGGCAAGCTGTGCACCAACAGGTTCGAGTCGACTTGGGCGCCTGGCGCTGACCTGATCGTGTCGGGCTGGGTGTCCGACGAGACCGAGTGGAAGAAGGGCTTCAACAAGGTGGTGTGCACGGTGCGCAACGCCGACGTGTCGAAGACCACCGGGAAGATACCCACGCCCGGCTCGGTCTGA